One part of the Lentimicrobium sp. L6 genome encodes these proteins:
- a CDS encoding arsenate reductase family protein, translating to MKKIFTLSTCDTSKRILKNSGVLDLGFEVIDIKKRAISEEELDEIKALVGSYEDLFSRRSQKYKSLKLKEVNLSEEDYKKYILQEYTFLKRPVIIDDKHVFVGNSKANVETLNQYVLQKSLR from the coding sequence ATGAAGAAAATATTCACCCTTTCCACCTGTGACACCAGTAAAAGAATCCTCAAAAACAGTGGAGTTTTAGACTTAGGTTTCGAAGTCATTGACATCAAAAAGAGAGCGATTTCTGAAGAGGAATTAGATGAGATTAAAGCTTTAGTAGGGAGCTATGAAGACCTGTTTTCGCGTCGATCTCAAAAGTATAAAAGCCTGAAATTAAAAGAGGTAAACCTAAGTGAAGAAGACTATAAAAAGTATATTCTTCAGGAATACACTTTCCTCAAAAGGCCTGTGATTATTGATGATAAACATGTTTTTGTGGGGAACAGTAAAGCTAATGTGGAAACGCTAAATCAATACGTATTGCAGAAATCACTTAGATAA